CCTGTTCTGAGGCCGTAGCCGTATCTCAGGCAGCGGAAAGCACCTGACAGCGGCCATGGCCATGGAGCGCGCGTTCGAAATGCTCGACGGCCATGCGCGGCGTGTCCTTGAGCAGGAACACCGACCCGTGCGGGATCGATGTGACCTTATGGTGCAGTTCGGTCTTGCAGCCTGGCTTGCCACTCAGGAACTTCACGCCCCGACCCGGCCGGGCCGCGCGTCCGTTCCTGAGACTGGCGGCGATCTCGCGCCCAACGAGATAGACCGGAGCGTCATGGGCTATCCAGACCGCCGACCGGATGTCGGTGTAGTCGGCCTCTATCCGGAGTTCCACACAGTCAGTAACGGCGTCTGGCGTGCCGTCAACGCCCCATATGCGCAGGCAGAGCGCGCGCAGCGCGTCCCCCCGCCCTGGTTCGAACACCCAGCCGATTTCCTGGCCGCGCCACCGTCCATCGAGCCTCTTGGCGTGCATCGAAAGATCCGGATGGAACGGAGCCACTAGCTCCAGCCTGTCCCCGTTCGTCCTGATCACCACCATGATGCGGGTCCCCTGTTCGTGGCTGAACCCTAGTACTCGACGATCGGCGTGTACAGCCATGCCGACGATAATGGATGCGAAACGAGAAAATGTGAATCATGAAATGGGAATGACCGTTGGAGAGGGGGACGACTGCGCTGGCCGTTGCCGTCGCATCCCTCGGGTTGGCGTGGTCTGAGCCCGGCACCGCTCGCTTCAACACCCGCCTAGCCTACGGCCACGCGCCTGCGGTTCGAACGACACCGTGAAGCTGCAGGCAGCTTCCGCACCACTGTCGTTCTCAGATGTTTCCGCTCCCTCCATGCCGGGCTCCGGTCGACCACACCCGAGGGACGCGACGGCAACGGCCGAAGCAATTTGGGATAAAACATGAATGGATAAAGACGATGGTTGGTTCAGTAAACAAGGTGATCCTGGTTGGCAACCTCGGCAAGGATCCGGAAGTCCGCAATGCCCAGAACGGCAGCAAGATCGTGACCTTCACACTGGCGACGAGCGAGAGCTGGAACGACAAGGCCTCAGGCGAGCGGAAGGAAAAGACCGAGTGGCATCGCATCGTAATTTTCAACGACCGTATAGCCGACGTTGCCGAGCGGTTCCTGACGAAAGGTCGCAAGGTCTACATCGAGGGTTCGTTGCAGACCCGTAAGTGGACCGATCAGTCCGGACAGGACAAGTACACCACCGAGATCGTCATCGACCGGTTCCGCGGGGAATTGACCCTTCTTGATAGCGGCAATCGTGACGGCGACCAGAATTCGCCACGCGGGCAGCAAGACACGGGCGCTGCACGGTCTGCGACAAGCGGCGGGTGGGAGCCGGCCGCCGGTGACCTGGACGACGAAATCCCTTTCTAGACCCGGCTCGGCTTTGTTCCAGCGGCCGAATCATCTGGTCGCTGGAATTGTACAGGCCGACGCCCATCCCGAAGTCTGTCCGGCAACCAATGCAAGTCGTCAGGTGGAGAAAAGCATGCCTGCGTCCAACGGCCTCGCTGCGTTGCTTTTCCCTGAGCGAACGCGGCTCAAACTCAGTCTGTCCGAAGTTGGCGTCCTCGCCGGCGTCGACCGAACACTGATCTGGCAGCGTGAGAAGGGGAAGTCGCCGAACCCGTCGATCCTCGTGCTCAAGGGAATCAGTGTCGCGCTGGCGGTGTGCTTCCATGACGTCTGCGACGCAGCACTCGTCGATGCGCAGGCGGCGCGCTCGAATAGCTGACGGGCACTTTCCGCTCCCTGTTTGCGACGAAACATTCGGGCGCGCGGAAAAGAGGCGTTTACCGCCGCTCGGCCAGCGCCATCCAACCCTCCAATAAACCCCATCCGGAGATCGATCATGAACGGTTTGCGCGATCGCGCGAGTGCGATAACGGCTGCTTGTCAGCCTCCCACTCAGCTTGTGCCCACCAGCTACTCGAAGGAGACGTGACGTGGAGGTTTCTCTTTCTCGAGCCGCCGACGAAAGCTGCATGGCGAGTGCCCGCCGCTGGCGCACCGAGGCGGAGGTGCTGCGGGACCATGCCACGGCCAGCTACCTGACGCCCAGCCAGAGCGCTTCGCTTCGCCGGGAGGCCGAAACCGCTGACCGCCAGGCCCAGTGGTGGCTCAGTGCGCTGGAGCGTCACTGATGCGCCGCCCCGCTGAGGATGACGAGCACGCCCCACTTCTGCTCGCCCAGGTGGAGTATCTCCAGGCCTACGCGGATCAGCATGGTCGGGAATGGAAGCAGAAGCTCTGGCTGGAGTGGACCAACGCGACAGCGGATCCGGTCCTGAGTCTATTGCGCAACAGTCACGGGCCTTCGTGGCTGCTGCGTTATAACCTTCGGCGCGTGGAGGATGAGAAATGATCGTTTACGACAAAAGACCGAATGTAAATGGAAAGGAAAGAGTTCGCGTCCTCGACGCTTTGACACGACTGACAAGCCGGTTAGTGTCCTTCCGTCGAACGGACCGGAGATTGAGACCAGTGACGCCTCGCGCTGACCACTCGGATGGGGACCACCATGCCGAGGTGATCCAGGCAGAAGTGGCCATGGAGCTGATCAACCGCGCCCGCGGCCTGCTCTATGAACGGATCTACCACCTGGAGGCAGGCGGTGCCGGCGACCAGAGGGCGGCTAAGAAGTTGGATGCGATCGCGGTGAAGCTCTACGAGCTGCTGAGAACAATCGATTATCGTGAGCCGAAACGAGTTAGGGCAGTAATCGCGCGATGGTCGCCGCTGATGCGCGACGAGGAACAGTTCTGGACTGTCCTCAAAGAGGGCCCTGGCCTGTTTAACGTCTAGGATGGCTGACTCTGATGACGGCCTCCGTTACGCGCTTGCAGAGCGCGATCACGAGCGGATCTTTCAGCAGAAAGTTCTGCCGGCCATGCTTCCGGCGTCGGAGGGGGCCGTCAACCCGACGGCGATTATTCTTGGCGGCCAGCCAGGCTCGGGGAAAACCGGGCTTCTCAACGACGCCACGCGCGAAATGGAGGCGCGCGGTCCGACTGTCGTCATCAACGGCGACGATATGCGTGCTTTCCATCCTGAGCACAGTCAAATGCAGCGAATGGACCCGCTGAATGCTGCTCGCTATACGGACTATGATAGCGGCCGCTGGGTTGAGAAGCTGATCGCGGCGGCCAAGAAGCAGCAAGTCAACCTGGTGATCGAGAGCACGATGCGACGGCCTGAGGTGTTCGCCAGGACCGCCAATTCGCTGCAAGATGCCGGATACCGGGTTGAGGCACGAGCACTTGCCGTGCCGGAGCGCCTGTCCTGGCAGAGCGTGCATCAGCGCTTCGAGGCAATGCTGGAGAAGGGGGATGCGAGCCGCTTCACAGCGCGTGAGGCTCATGATGCCGGAGCTACCGGTATGCTGGAGACCCTGCGGCAGCTCGAGCGTGAAAATCAGGCCGATCGCGTTGTTGTCTCCACCCGAGCAGGGGAGGTCCTGTACGACAACCGCCAGAAGAACGGTCGTTGGCGTGACGCGCCAGCAGCAGCCAACGTCGTGCTGGCGGAACGCCAGCGTCCACTTTCGCCGCCGGAGCTGCGCAAGTTCGGTCGGGACTGGTCCGGCGTCCTGGAGAAGATGAAGCAGCGTCAGGCGTCTCCGTCGGAACTCACCCGTGTCACAGCCCAGGCTGAGGATGACATCCGGTGGTATCGCGCTGTCGCAAATGAACTCCCCCAGCACTCCGGGGTAATCCGCCGCCTGGCATCAACTGGCGCAGCACCGGCTGCCGAGGTACCCGCTCCGACGCGCGTCGGTTTCGGTCGGGCAATGAGTGCAAAGCGCAGTGCATCCGAGACGCCGGCGCCGCCGGCGCCGCGGGAACGTGAGACCCGACCCGAAGCGGAGCCGGTAGAGGCTCCCAAGCCCGCGCCCAGGCGCTCCGGGCCAGGCATGTCCTGATTTGCAGGTATGGTTTTCAATGTGCTCGATAAAAATGCGCCGTATCCACCAGCAGCCGGGGTTCCGACTATGCCGAGACGTCTGACGAAGTGGCTCCCGCTGATCGCCCTGAACGTCGTGGTGCTGGCGCTGCTGATGAGCGGCGCCATCATCCCGATCCATGCGTCCCCCCTGACCAAGCTCCTCGGCACATTGATCCTGGGTGGCGCCGTTCAGGGACTTTACGGATACATCGTCGGCTTCCCGTTCGGTGACGACCCAAAGAAGCGGTTCTTCATCAGCCGCTGAGCTGACGCCCGGGCGATCGCGCTATCGCCTCCTCGGCCATCCCCCTGAAGGGGGTTGGCACGCTCTGGACCCACGACCCCGCCGTCATGCGGTCATCATGACATCCCCGTCCGCACAGGCCCAAGACCGCCCCTGACGGGACGCCACGCTCGCGTGGCTCCAGCATGCTTGCCTCGACGGAGCAGGGCCGCACTTCCCGCAGGCTCTGCGAGCCCGCGCGCATTGCAACCCGGCTCCGCTCCTCCGCATGCCTCCGGTCCTGACCCTGTCCGGCCGACGACGTCTGCGCGATGGCAGGACGGGACGAGAAAAACGTCGTGGGACCGCCGCTCTCGTCGGCGATCTCGGGGGCTGCGCTGCCCCCAAACCCCCGCAGGACGAACCTGAAAAACGGTTGTTCGCATTTACATGCAAGCGTCTTCTACTGCATTCGGACAGTATAAAACGCATGCGAATAAAGTAATAACTCGCAATAAGTGCACGCTCCGCTATAATACCGCTAGTTGGATAGTGCGTTGCTTCTCCCACTATGAAGTAGGCCCGACATGAATACTCTTCGTGATCCAGCATCCGACCGGGACGAATTGCAGGAGATCCGTGCAGGCGTGACCTGTGCCGTCGTCCTGGAGCAGGAAGGCTTCCTTCTCGACAAGAAGGAGAGCACCCGCAACTCGCCGAAATACCGGTCGACGGACGGCCGCACGGTCATCATTAACCACCAGGGCCGGGGCTGGTGGGATCCGCACGACGCCTACGCGCGCGGCGACGTGTTCAAGCTGGTGCAGCACCTGAATCCGGGTCTGACCCTGGGGCATGTCCGGCAGCGGCTGCGGCCGATGATCGGCAGGGCGCCGACCGAGATGCCCTTGCAGCATACGACACAGCGCGAGCGGCCAGACGTGCCGGTTGCCGAGCAGTGGGCCAAGCGCCGGACGGTGCGTCCAGGCTCGCCCGTCTGGCGCTACCTGACGGAGATCCGCGCACTGCCGGATAACATCATTCAGGCTGCCATTCGGCAGGATGTGCTGCGGGAGGGGTATTTCGGCACGGCGCTGTTCTCGCATCGCGATGACAACGGCGTCCTGACCAACTTCGAGATGCGCGGGCCGACCTATCGCGGCTGCCCGCGTGGTGGGGACAAGACGCTGTTCCGGCTTCGGGCGGCCGAGACGACGATCAATCGTCTGGTCGTCACCGAGGCCGCGATCGACGCTCTCTCCTTTGCGTCGCTCGACCATATGCGCCCGGGCACGCTCTACCTGTCGACTGCGGGGGGCATCGGCCCGAGGGCGGTGACGGCTCTGGAGGCGCTGCTTCGCGACCTGGCGACCGTGCCGAACGGTAAGCTGGTGATCGGCACGGACCTGGGTGAGGGGGGTGATCGCTTCGCCGCGGTTCTTGCCACCATGGCAGACACGGCCGGGGTTTGGAGTGGCCGTATCCTGCCGTTTGACGGCGCAAAGGACTGGAACGCCGTGCTTGTCCAGCGTGCCCAGCTCCGTGCGGCCCGGGCGGAAGGTGCTCCGTCATGAGCGACAGTCAGCACGTATCCGAGCAAGTGGCTCGCCTGCGGGCGATCGAGACCCTGACCGTCGCCTTTCTCCGATCGCCCAAAGCGGTTCGCCACTGGAAGCGGCACAACCCTTCGGGAGACGAATTTCCCAGCGTCTACATTCTCGCCTCCGGCGGTTTCCAGGACGCCACCGGTCTGGTGATCGGCGGCTCCTGGGAGTCAGATGACGGTTGGGATTTCGACAGCGTGTTCACCTTGTTCACAGACCACGGCGACATCCTCACCTGTCACGGCTGGAACCTCGACATCGAGGTGCTCTGAGATGGCAGAGACCGCAGCGCCGGCAGACACCTGGGTCAGCTTCTCGAACGGCCAGAAGATGCCGATGGCATCGCGGCTGAATACTGATGCGTGTTCCGGCTGATCCTGATCACTGATTCCGTTTGATGGTGATCATTGAATCCGTTCGATCTCGATCATGCATTCCGTTTGATGGCGATCATCGGTTCCGGTGATCCTGATCATGCTGGAGATGACGATGCCGGTCGGCTGCCGCTGACAGTCTTCAACCGAGGGTAGTGTCGACCTGTTGCCGGGGAGCAAGGGGTCGGGATGCCAGGCGAGAGAGTGTCGATGCGCAAGATACGCGAGCTTCTGCGGCTGCGGTTGGAACAGCGGCTGCCGCAGCGAACGATCGGACTGAGCCTGCGGCTGGGCCAGGGAACGATCAGTGATTACCTGGGCCGGGCCCATCGTGCTGGCCTGGATTGGCCATTACCGGATGACATGGACGACACGCAGCTTGAGGCGCTGCTGTTTCCGCCACTGCCGGATGTGCCGCTGGATCAGCGGCCGGTGCCAGACTGGGCGGCGGTTCACCGCGATTTGCGCCGGCCAAACATGACGCTGGCCCTGTTATGGGAAGAATACCGCGCAGGATCGGCTCACGCGTTTGGCTACTCGTGGTTTTGTGATCTCTATCGCGCGTGGGCCGGACGGTTGAAACCGACGCTGCGCCAGGTGCACACGGCCGGCGAAAAGCTGTTCGTCGACTTCGCCGGTCAGAGCATGTCCGTCATCGACGGGGCAAGCGGGGAGAAGCATCAGGCCGAAATCTTCGTGGCTGTGCTGGGGGCGTCGAGTTTTGTCTACGTGGAGGCGACCTGGAGCCAGACGCTGCCGGACTGGATTTCGGCTCATGTCAACGCTCTGGCCTTCTTTGGCGGCGTGCCGCACCAGATCGTCAGCGACAATCTCAAGGCCGGCGTCACCAGGGCCTGTTTCTTTGAGCCGACGATCAATCGCACCTACGCCGAGATGGCGGCGCATTATCGCAGTGCGGTCATTCCGGCCCGGCCCTACAAGCCGCGCGACAAGGCCAAGGTCGAAGTCGGCGTGCAGGTGGTCCAGCGCTGGGTTCTGGCCCAGCTCCGTAACCGGCAGTTCTTCTCGCTGGCCGATCTCAACTTGGCGATCCGTGAGCTGGTCGAGCAGATCAACGACCGGCCGATGCGCGGCTGGGGCACGACGCGCCGTGCCCTGTATGAACAGCTCGATCGTCCGGCCCTGCTGGCGTTGCCAGAAGTGCCTTACGAGTATGCGGACTGGCGGTACTGCCGGGTTAATCTCGATTATCACATCGAGATCGCCCGGCATTTCTATTCGGTGCCGTTCCGGCTGGTCCGTCAGCCTGTGGAGGCACGCATCACAACCAGGACGGTGGAGATTTTCCACCGCGGCAGCCTCGTGGCCACGCATCTTCGCAGCGTGCGCCAGCATCAGCCAAGCACGGTGAGCGACCACATGCCGAGCACGCACCGGCGCTACCGCGACTGGACCCATGAGCGGATCACACGCGAGGCGATGGCAACCGGCGACGATACCGCGGCTCTGATCGAGATCGTGCTGCGCTCGCGGCCACATCCCGAACAGGGTTTGCGCTCCTGCATCGGTATCCTCGGCCTGCGTGGCCGTTACGGCCCGGAACGGGTGGACGCTGCCTGTGCCAAGGCCCTGGCACTCGGCACCCGCTCCTACGGCTCTGTCGCCGCGATCCTGAAGAATGCCCAGGAGAAAAAGTCCGCCATCACTGACCAGCCCAGCCTGATGCACGAGAACATTCGCGGTCCTGGCTACTATCATTGAAAGGAAAGACAATGCTGATCCATCCCATGGTGGACCGTCTGCGCGATCTTGGCCTGGCCGCGATGGCCGACGCATTCATCGAAATGAGCCGCCAAAGTGCGGCCGATGATCTGTCGCGCGAAGACTGGCTCGGCCTGCTGGTCGATCGCGAGGTGACCGCGCGAGACAACAAGCGGCTCGGCCGGCGGCTCAGCCATGCCCGGTTGCGCCAGAATGCGGTGGTCGAGGACACTGATCTGCGCACGCCCCGCGGGCTCGATCGTGGCCTGTTCCAGAGCCTGGCGGCCTGCGGTTGGATCCGCGACAGCCAGCATCTGCTGATCGTCGGCCCGACCGGCGTGGGTAAATCCTGGCTGGCCTGTGCGCTGGGACACAAAGCCTGCCGGGAAGGTTACGCTGTGCTCTACCGCCGTGCGCCGCGGCTGTTTGCCGACATCGCCACGGCGCGTGGCGAAGGGCGCCTGCCGCGCCTGATGCGGACAATCGAGCGCACACGCCTGCTCATCATCGACGATTGGGGCCCGGAGCCGCTGTCGGCTGAACAGCGTCGCGACCTGATGGAGATCGTCGATGACCGCGATGGGAAAGGCTCGTTGCTGATCACCAGCCAGGTCCCAACGAGCCGCTGGCACGAGATCATTGGCGATCCCACTCTGGGCGATGCAATTCTCGACCGCATCATTCACCGGTCCCATCGCATCGAGCTGAAAGGCGAAAGTCTGCGCAAGCGCCAGGTCCTGAACACGGCAGAAGGCTTGACGAGCGCCAAGGAGAAGTGAGACCTGTTCAACCGTCAGTGGTAGCTCACCGGCACCACGTCATGCTGTCCGCCATGCCCTCCCCAGGCAGGGTGAACACCGTGATCCGGATCACCATGAACGGTGATCACGATCAGCTGGAATGGCTGATCAGCATCAACGGAATACGCACGCCGGCGACCTGCCTGGTGGCTTTCTCATGCAGCTCGGTGAAAGCAAACTTCGAAGTCCGGTCGATGGCGACGAGAAGGTAGAGCTTGCCTTGCTCGGTGCGGACCTCGGCGATGTCGATGTGGAAGTAGCCGAGCGGATATTCCTTGAATTTCTGCTTGTCGGGCTTGTCGCCGGTGACGTCAGGCAAGCGAGAGATGCCATGGCGTTGCAGACAGCGATGTAGTGACGAGCGGGTCAAATACGGGATGGTGGCCTGCAGGGCGTAAAGGCAGTCGTCGAGCGGCAGCAGCGTATGGCGACGAAATGCCACGATGATGGCCTCGTCCTCAACCGACAACACGGTCGATTTCAGGTCTCTTGGACCGGTTGGCTGGTCCGTGACTGAGGTCCGCTGCTTCCACTTTGCGACGGTTTTTTGGTTGATGCCGTAGCGCCGGGCAAGAGCCCTCAGGCTCTCTTGACTATGCTGTATCGCTCGACGGATCGCCGCAGTCGTTGTGGCACAGCCATGCAGAACCTGACCTTGCCCCCTGAAATGCCCCCGTTCTGAAGTTAGGATCCGTCAGCAGGAGACGGACAGATGAAGCGGTCGAGGTTTACGCAGGAGCAGATTATCGGCGTGCTGAAGGAGCATCAGGCAGGTGCGACGGCAGCCGACTTATGTCGCAAGCACGGCATCAGCGATGCGACGTTCCACACGTGGCGGTCGAAATACGGCGGCATGGAAGTGTCTGATGCTCGCAAGCTGAAAGGGCTCGAGGAAGAGAACGCCAAGCTCAAGAGGCTGTTGGCCGAGCAGATGCTGGACGTGGCGACGCTGAAGGAGATGCTAGCAAAAAACTTCTGACGCCTGGCTCACGGCGTGCCGCCGTGACCTGGGCGATTACACAGAAGAATTACTCGCAACGGCGCGCGTGCGGGTTGGTCGGGCTAGAACCGAAAACCTATCGATATGCCTGCAAGCGACCCGGCGACGGCGAGATCCGTGCCAGGCTGCGCGTGCTGGCCGGTGAGCGGCGGCGGTTCGGCTACCGGCGACTGCACATCTTGCTGGCGCGCGAGGGCATGCGGCTGAACCACAAGCGGCTGTTCCGGCTCTACCGTGACGAACGGCTGGGGGTGCGCAAGGCATTGGTGCATGGACCATCCGGCTGACGCGACTTTCGTGAGCTGGTAAATGGCTGGGATGCCCTTCAAGCACAACGCGTCCCGCCGCCATCACATCCCGAAGGCCTGTCGCCGGGTCATGAACTGGCCGGCCTACGAGGCTGGTCTGCGGCAACGTGGTGATCTGACGTTGTGGCTGGACGAGGCGGCCCTGACCGGATGGCACGCCCCGCGCCGGACGACACGAGGCGGTCAACCGATCTATGCCGAGGTGGCGATCGAACTGGTGCTGACCCTGCGCCTGGTCTTCCATCTGGCTCTACGCCAGGCAGAAGGTTTTGCGCGCTCGGTTTTGCGTTTGCTCGGACTGGATCTTTGCGTGCCTGATCATTCGACCTTGAGCCGTCGGGGGCGCGCCTTTGCCGGACGTCAACCGCGTGCCGCCCGGCGTGACGAACCCGTTCATGTCGTGCTGGACAGCACGGGCCTGCAGGTCTTCGGGCAGGGCGAGTGGGATGCCGAGAAGCACGGCCGAACGCCCAGGCAGTGGCGCAAGCTGCATCTGGCCGTCAATGTCGAGACTGGCGAGATCGTGGCACATAGTCTGACCGACAAGGATACCGGCGACATATCAGAAGGTGCGGTGCTGCTGGCAACGGTGGAGGGGCAGATCGCCAGCGTGATCGCCGATGGCGCCTATGACGGCGCGTCCGTCTATGATGCTGCCGCCGCACGCCGGCACAACCCGCCACCTCATATCGTCATCCCGCCGAGAGCATCTTCGATCGTCAAGGCTGACGCTGAGGTCGAAACCGTTCGCGATCGTCATGTCCGCGACATTGCCGAGAAGGGACGCATGGCTTGGCAGAAGGCAAATGGGTATGGCCGACGCAGCATCGTGGAGACGACGATCGGTCGCTACAAACACATCATCGGTTCAAAGCTCAGGGCACGATCGACCGCTGGTCAGAAAGCTGAGGTCGCCATCGCCATCTGCGCTCTCAACCAAATGATCCGGATCGCCAAGCCACTCTCCGCCCCGCCGTCTGACGCGATCACCGGGTAGGACAAGCTCGTGGCCTCCCACCCGGTCCATGCAACAACGCACTCTAGAGCTCCATTCGTCAGGTTTCAGCGACTATATGTTTGATGGCGGCCGGCGCAAGCCGCAGCATCAAGGGGAGCAGCCTAGTCTGGCCTGGCAGAGCCATCGCTCTCCGAAGCGCCAGCGCTTTAAGCGTGACTGCCGCCACCCTCGCGGACGACAGCTTTTTTCCCGTCGTAGTCGCGGTCATGGGGGTATCTACAAGGGGCGGAAGCAACTCGAGGACATGGATCCCCATCGGAGCAAGCTGCCGCCGAAGCCCCTCGGCGAAGCCATGCAGCCCCGCCTTTACGGCGCCGTAGGTCGGCGCTCGGGTGGGGGAGACCAGGGCATAGCCCGAAGTGACAAATATCATTGCGGTCATTCCGGGCCAGCGATTCAGCACTTCGGCCGTTAGCTGGATGGGTGCTGTCAGATTGAGAGCAACCTCCTGCTCAAGGTCTCGCGTGATGTCGCCTCCGCTCGCGAAATCTCTTTCGACGAAGGTGCCAGCATTGTTGACCATGATATCGAGATGACCGAAACGATCGGCGATCACTTCCAGCATGGCGATCCTTGCCTCGGGGCTGGTCACGTCGGCCCGAATGGCTAGCGCATCTGGGTGCGCGTGGGAAAAGCGATCAAGGGTTGATTGCGAGCGGCCACAAACCGCGACGGCCGCTCCCTGAGCCATGAACGCTTCGGCCAGCGCCAGGCCGATACCCTGGGTGCCGCCAGTTATGAGGACAACTTGCTTCATTCGGACACCCTAGCACAAGCATACCGGTTAACGTGTCGATCAGCATTCAAATCTGAGCCTCGGTTACACCGTATCCATCCGCCGAGCACCATGGCTGCACTTCAGGCGGCTGCGGCAGCCAGTGTTTTTGGCTTTGACCAGTTTCACGGTAAGAGCACGCCGAGATTACGAGTCGGCTGATCGGCAATTCGGCGCAGGACGTCGGCGAGCCAGGCGCGCGGATCGACGCCGTTTAGCTTGGCGGTGATGATCAGCGTGTAGACGTCAGCCGCGCGCTCACCACCGCGATCGGAGGTTCTGTTGCAGAATTTTGTTTAATGGCTGGGTGATGTCTACGGGCGACAGTTTTTGGAGCTGGAGACGATGGGGAGCGTGGTGTAGAAGTCGACCACACGACGCTGCATCGCTGGGTGCTCAAGTATGTGCCGCTGTTGGAAAAGGCGTTCCTGGCGCGCAAGCGCCCGGTCAGTGGTAGCTGGCGGATGGATAAACCTACATACGGATCAAGGGCGTGTGGAAGTATCTGTATCGGGCGGTCGACAAGACGGGCGCCACGGTGGACTTCCTGCTGACCGCCAGGCGCGGCCGCAAGGCGGCGCTGCGCTTCTTGTTCAAGGCTGCGGCTCGGCATGGTGTTCCGAGGACGATAACCGTCGACAAGAGCGGCGCTAACACCGCGGCGATCGACAGCTACAACAGTGCGCACGACGCCGTGATCGAGACCCGCTAGGTCAAATACCTCCACAACATCGTCGAGCAGGACCACCGGGCGGTCAAACGAATGACCAGGCCGATGCTCGGCTTCAAGGGTTTCTGGTCGGCGGCGACCACGATCGCCGGTATCGAGATCATGCACATGATCCGCAAAGGACAGTTGCACTCCGCAGGAAAGTTGCGTCCAGCGCAGCAGTTCTACTCCCTCGCAAAATAGAAAGAACAGAGCTCCGGCCCATACTCAAGCACGCCGAAACTTTGCAACAGAACCGGATACGACGGTTTCTGTTTCTACTCAAGCACACCGAAAATCTGTAACAGAAACAGGTTTATTCTTAGTCGTCCTCCGAGGCGCCGCGCGATCGCATCGAACTCAGCCGCTTCTTCATCGCCGCTAGCCGCTGCTGATGATCGCTGCCGCGTCGCATCGCCACGCCGACTGCGAGGATGTCGACCAACACCAGCGCCGCCAACCGGGAGATGGTGGGCGTGTAGATGTCGGTATTCTCGAGCGTTTCAATGACCAGAAGACGGTCACAGAGCCGGCTCATTCGGCCGCCATCGCGTCCGCAGATCCCGAGCACGGTCGCGCCCGCCGCGCGCGCGGTCCGCATGATGTCGAGCAGGGCCGAGGTCTGCCCGGTATTGGAGATCGCGACCGCAACGTCGCCAGGCTGCATCATCGAGGCAGCAATGAATTGCTGATGCGAATCGGAATGCACAGTGCACGGCACACCGAAGAGTGGAAACTTTTGTTGCGCGTCCGCGGCCACGATCCATGACGCGCCGAAGCCGAAGAACTCAATCCGACGGGCTTTTGCCAGCAATTCGATTGCCTGCGCCACCGCCTCGTGGTCGAGCTGGCTGCGGGCCCAGTCCAGGCTGGTCATGGTATAGTCGAACACCTTATTAGTCAGCTTCTGCGGTGTGTCGGTCGCATCAAGCACTGACTGCGTCGCCGGCACGCCGAGCGCCACACTGTGCGCCAGCTTGAGCTTGAA
The Lichenicola cladoniae genome window above contains:
- a CDS encoding SIS domain-containing protein — encoded protein: MPSDDDRPEKVSERPAPSGRNVMELILVRLPELRKSDRRVGEHILSDPQAALVATVAETARKAGVSEPTVMRFCTALGFEGFQDFKLKLAHSVALGVPATQSVLDATDTPQKLTNKVFDYTMTSLDWARSQLDHEAVAQAIELLAKARRIEFFGFGASWIVAADAQQKFPLFGVPCTVHSDSHQQFIAASMMQPGDVAVAISNTGQTSALLDIMRTARAAGATVLGICGRDGGRMSRLCDRLLVIETLENTDIYTPTISRLAALVLVDILAVGVAMRRGSDHQQRLAAMKKRLSSMRSRGASEDD
- a CDS encoding SDR family NAD(P)-dependent oxidoreductase, yielding MKQVVLITGGTQGIGLALAEAFMAQGAAVAVCGRSQSTLDRFSHAHPDALAIRADVTSPEARIAMLEVIADRFGHLDIMVNNAGTFVERDFASGGDITRDLEQEVALNLTAPIQLTAEVLNRWPGMTAMIFVTSGYALVSPTRAPTYGAVKAGLHGFAEGLRRQLAPMGIHVLELLPPLVDTPMTATTTGKKLSSARVAAVTLKALALRRAMALPGQTRLLPLMLRLAPAAIKHIVAET